AAGCATTGTTGTTTCTTCTTGATTCCGTTGACCTCTCTGACGACAGGGAAATAGAGCGTGCGCTTTCCCTTCTGGACGGCGTGTATGCCTTTGCGTATTTCCGCGGGGGGAAGCTCCTCGTTGCGAGGGACATCATAGGAGTAAAGCCGTTGTGGTTCAGCCATTCCGGCGGGTTTGCCTTTGCTTCTGAGAAGAAGGTTCTGGAAAAGCTCGGGTTCAGTCCTGTTTTTGAGCTCAATCCAAGGCACTTCATTGTTCTTGACGCGGCAGGCGGCAATCTTCATTCGTTCGTGAGGGATTACTTTGATGTCTCGCCTGTTGAGTCGGACATCTCAGAGGACGAAGCGGTAAAGAAAATCTCTGCTCTCCTGGAGGCATCGATAAAAAAGCGCGTTCCCTCACGGGACAGGAAAGTGGGCGTTCTCTTCAGCGGCGGCGTTGACAGCACTCTCGTTGCGCTTCTTTTGAAGAGGGCAGGTGTTGATTTTACCTGCTATACGACTGCTGTTGCCTGGGATTCTGCCAGGCTGCCTGAAGATCTTGTTGCCGCGAGGAAAGCTGCAAAGCTTCACGGCCTTCCGCTCAAGGAAATCCTCCTCTCGCCTGATGATGTTTTGAATGCTCTTCCAAGAATTGTGCCTTTGATTGAGGACACGAATGTTGTCAAGGTGGGAGTTGCCCTTGC
This genomic window from Candidatus Woesearchaeota archaeon contains:
- a CDS encoding asparagine synthetase B; this translates as MCGIIGIFPAGEDMNRNQDAARQKLREKIEAGVSMLESRGRDGSGIMKAGNGFLGHALHAVVNHVPQPVANEKAGSILVANCEIYNWKELRVEHHSPKNDAEALLFLLDSVDLSDDREIERALSLLDGVYAFAYFRGGKLLVARDIIGVKPLWFSHSGGFAFASEKKVLEKLGFSPVFELNPRHFIVLDAAGGNLHSFVRDYFDVSPVESDISEDEAVKKISALLEASIKKRVPSRDRKVGVLFSGGVDSTLVALLLKRAGVDFTCYTTAVAWDSARLPEDLVAARKAAKLHGLPLKEILLSPDDVLNALPRIVPLIEDTNVVKVGVALALDAACRHAYADNCKVVFSGLGSEEIFAGYQRHRSSSDINRECLAGLRKIYERDLYRDDVVSMSNGVELRLPFLDRDLVRYSLKLPASLKIREGARAGGATQSVSQSTSQ